The genomic stretch GCCCTCGGTCTCGAATTCGACGCCGCGCGCGGCGAGATCCGCCTGCGCAATCCGCGTCTGCCCGAATTCCTCAATGAGGTGGTGTTGCGCGACCTGCTGCTTGGGCCGTCGAGCGTCGATTTGCGGGTCCGCCGCCACGGCGAGGACGTCTCGCTCGAGGTGTTGCGCACGCGCGGCCAGATTCAGGTGTCGATCGTGCTGACGCAATAGGAGTTTGTGCGCGCGATAGTGCTTCCGGCGTTAAGGGAGAGCCACATGCGGGCAAGGATGTTGATCGTGTTGGTCGCGGGGGCTCTTGCGGTATTCGCCGCCGCCCGGGCGGCGGATGATTCCGGTGCGCCACCAGCGAGCAAAACTGCACCCCAAGGGGCTGCGAAAGAACCCGCGCCGCCGCCATCGGTCACCGTAATCGGCGCCCGCGATGCACACGGAATCCTCGGCCGCGAGGTCCGCAGCGCCGCCAACGAGGACATGGGGCGCATCGTCGACGCGATCGTGGATCGCGAAGGCACGGTACGCGCCGCCGTGATCGATTTCGGCGGCTTCCTCGGTGTCGGCAGCCGAAAAATCGTCGTCGACTGGAACGCGCTTCACTTCGGCAGCGTTGCCAACAAGAGCGACAGCATCACACTTGAGTTGACCAAGCAGCAGGTAACGGCGGCTCCGGAATACAAGGAAGACACGCCGCTTATTGTGCTTGGCGCGGCGGGTAGTCTGCACCCCTGGGAATTTGATCACTGATGGAGAATGATCTGGTCGCGCATCCGTCCCCCTCGCTGGATCGGATAGACGACGATCGTCGCAAGCGATCGGCCGGCCGCGATAAGTTTGTGCCGCTTCCTCCGGAGCCGCCGCTCGCCCCCCGGCCGCAGCCATCGCGCGAAAGCCAGCACGGGCTTGACTGGTTCATCTTCTTTCTGGCCGACGTTCAGACCGGTTTCGGCCCCTTCGTTGCGGTCTATCTCACCACGCAGAAATGGACCCAGGTCGAGATCGGCTTTGTGCTGTCGATCGGCGGCATCATCGGCCTGATCGGGCAGATGCCGGGCGGAGCGATCGTCGATGCCGCGCGTTCCGAACGGCTGATGGCAGGCCTTGCGGTCGCCACTATCGGCACCAGCGCGCTGGCCTACGCGGTGTGGCCGATCTTTCCCGTGGTGGCGGCGGCCGCGACGCTGCATGCGCTCGCGAGCTGCGTGCTCGGTCCCGCGATTGCCGCGATCAGCCTTGGCCTGGTCGGACCGCTCGCGATCGGCGAACGGCTCGGGCGAAATGCCCGCTTTGCGTCGCTGGGCAACGGCTCGGCGGCGGCGCTGATGGGGGCGTGCGGCTATCTGGTGTCGAGCCGATCGGTATTCCTCGTCACCTTCATCCTGGCGATACCGACGCTGCTGGCGCTGGGGCGGATCCGCGAGCGGGAGATCGACGTCGCGCAATGCCATGGCGAGGTCGTGCGCGACAAACCGGACGCCGAAGCCACCAGCGTGTTCCATCTCGTGCGTCAGCGCCCGCTATTGATCTTTGCCGCCAGCATGTTGCTGTTCCAGCTCGCCAACGCCGCGATGCTGCCGCTGATGGCGGGCGTGGTCACGACGAGATCGAGCCAGTGGGCGCCGGTTTTGATCGCGGCCTGCATCATCGTGCCGCAGGCGATCGTGGCGCTGACCTCGCCATCGGTCGGACGCAAGGCGCAGGCGTGGGGCAGGCGGCCGCTGCTGCTGCTGGCGTTCGCGGCGCTGGCGATCCGCGGATTGCTGTTTGCGATCGTGAAAGACCCCTATTTGCTGGTCGCCGTGCAGGTGTTCGACGGCATCACCGCCGCGGTGTTCAGCGTCATGGTGCCGCTGATCGTGGCCGACATTGCCTTCGGCAGCGGTCACTTCAACTTTGCGCAGGGCATCGTCGGCACCGCAATCGGCATCGGGGCATCGTTCAGCACCGTGCTCGCCGGTTACGTCAGCGACAAGCTCGGCAGCAACACGGCTTTCATCGGCCTCGCGGCCGTCGCCGCACTGGGTCTTGCGATGATCTGGCTCATCATGCCGGAAACGCGGCGGACCAAAGAAGAGGTGTTCAAGCCCGCCTAGGCGCCGACGGTCTTCCGATACAGCGCGCTGTAATAGGCGGCCGAAAGGTCCCAGCCGAGCGACCGCGCCATCGCGCTGCGGCGCATGGAGTCGAGGCGGTCCTTTGCCATGAACGTCTCGAAGGCGCGGCGGATGCCGCCGAGGAAGGATTCGGTCGGGGGTTGCGCGAACAAAAATCCGGTTTCGCCGTCCTTGATGGTCTCGGCCAACGCGCCGGTCTGGTGACCGATCGGCAGCGATCCGAACCGCTGCGCATACATCTGGCTCAACCCGCACGGCTCGAACCGCGACGGGCGCGCTCACGGTGTTTCTTGCCAGCGACGCGGCGGCGTCGATCACCGGCATCGCGCTGCCGGTCGACGGCGGCTGGACCGCACACTGAAATGTGAACGGCTGAGGTAACAAATGCAGATCGCGCGCGAACCTCTGGGAGCGTGCTAGATATCCAAAGGGAGCGTGACATGATTGACGGTCAGGACAACTGCACTTCGCCGAATATGAGCCCGCTGGGCAAGTCCGAACCGGGTCAGGTCGTGCTGGTGCTGCAGGGCGGCGGTGCGCTCGGCTCCTATCAGGCCGGCGTCTATCAGGCGCTGCATGAGGCTGGCATCGAGCCGGACTGGATCATCGGCACCTCGATCGGCGCCATCAATGCCAGCCTGATCGCGGGCAATTCGCCGCAAAACCGGCTGCCGCGGTTGCGGGAATTCTGGAAGAAGATGGAGCAGAATCCAATCTGGAATTTTCGCGACATATTTCCCGGCTTCAACGAAAAGCTGTCCTACTGGTCGACGGTGACCAACGGCATTCCTGGCTTCTTCCGGCCGAACCCGCTGGCGCATGCCGGCGAGAGCTATCCGCTTGGCGCCGACCAGGCCGGCTATTATTCGACTTCGCCGCTGGAGCGGACGCTGACCGAGCTGGTCGATTTCGATCTGGTCAACCGCTGCACGCTGCGCCTGACTGTCGGCGCCGCCCACGTCCGCTCCAGCCAGATGCGGTATTTCGACAGCCGCGACGGCGAACTTGGCGTCAAGCACATCATGGCCTCAGGCGCGCTGCCGCCGGCATTTCCCGCCGTGCGCATCGATGACGAACTGTATTGGGATGGCGGCATCCTTTCGAACTCGCCGACCGAAGCCGTGTTCGACGACAGCCCGCGCAAGAATTCGCTGATCTTCGCCGTGCATTTGTGGAATCCGTCCGGCGCGGAGCCGACCACGATGGCGGAAGTGCTGAACCGGCACAAGGACGTGCAGTATTCGAGCCGGATCGCCAGCCAGATCGCGCGTCAGGAGCAGGCGCATCGCCTGCGCCATGTCATCAACCAGCTCGCGGCGCGGCTACCGGAGGCCGAACGCCAAAGCGAAGCGGTGCGCGAACTGGCGAGCTATGGCTGTCCGACGCGGATGCACGTGGTGCGGTTGCTGGCGCCGCAGCTCAATCGCGAGAACCACACCAAGGACATCGACTTCAGTCCGTCCGGCATCATGCAGCGCTGGGACGCCGGCTATCGCCATACCAAAGCCGTGCTCGAGCGCAGGCCGTGGGTCGGCGAGTTCGATCCGCTCGCGGGCGTCGTTCTTCACGAGCAGATGGAGATCTTGCCGGAAGCGGCGGAGTGAGCGGGGCTCAAGCGGTGCCCAACGTCTTCCGATACAGCGCGCTGTAATAGGCCGCCGAAAGATCCCAGCTGAACGATCGCGCCATCGCGCTGCGGCGCATGGAGTCGAGGCGGTCCTTTGCCATGAACGTCTCGAAGGCGCGGCGGATGCCGCCGAGGAAGGATTCGGCCGATGGTTGCGAGAACAGAAATCCGGTTTCGCCGTCCTTGATGGTTTCGGCCAACCCGCCGGTCTGGTGACCGATCGGCAGCGATCCGAACCGCTGCGCATACATCTGGCTCAGCCCGCACGGCTCGAACCGCGACGGCATCAGCGTGAAATCGCTGCCCGCGAAAATCCGCCGCGCCTGGCCGTCGTTGAATCCGATCGTGACCCCGATCGCATCCGGCCTGCGGCGATGCGCATCGACCAGGGCCTGTTCGATCTCCGGCTCGCCGCTTCCGGTGACGATAATCTGTCCGCCGGCCTCGATGATCTTGTCGGCGGCCTGCAATACGAGATCGACGCCCTTCTGATGAACCAGACGCGCGACGAGCCCGAAAATCGGACCGCGGGATACCGCCAGTCCAAACTGCTTGCGGACGTAATCCGCGTTGGCCTG from Bradyrhizobium sp. Ash2021 encodes the following:
- a CDS encoding PRC-barrel domain-containing protein, coding for MRARMLIVLVAGALAVFAAARAADDSGAPPASKTAPQGAAKEPAPPPSVTVIGARDAHGILGREVRSAANEDMGRIVDAIVDREGTVRAAVIDFGGFLGVGSRKIVVDWNALHFGSVANKSDSITLELTKQQVTAAPEYKEDTPLIVLGAAGSLHPWEFDH
- a CDS encoding MFS transporter, yielding MENDLVAHPSPSLDRIDDDRRKRSAGRDKFVPLPPEPPLAPRPQPSRESQHGLDWFIFFLADVQTGFGPFVAVYLTTQKWTQVEIGFVLSIGGIIGLIGQMPGGAIVDAARSERLMAGLAVATIGTSALAYAVWPIFPVVAAAATLHALASCVLGPAIAAISLGLVGPLAIGERLGRNARFASLGNGSAAALMGACGYLVSSRSVFLVTFILAIPTLLALGRIREREIDVAQCHGEVVRDKPDAEATSVFHLVRQRPLLIFAASMLLFQLANAAMLPLMAGVVTTRSSQWAPVLIAACIIVPQAIVALTSPSVGRKAQAWGRRPLLLLAFAALAIRGLLFAIVKDPYLLVAVQVFDGITAAVFSVMVPLIVADIAFGSGHFNFAQGIVGTAIGIGASFSTVLAGYVSDKLGSNTAFIGLAAVAALGLAMIWLIMPETRRTKEEVFKPA
- a CDS encoding patatin-like phospholipase family protein, whose amino-acid sequence is MIDGQDNCTSPNMSPLGKSEPGQVVLVLQGGGALGSYQAGVYQALHEAGIEPDWIIGTSIGAINASLIAGNSPQNRLPRLREFWKKMEQNPIWNFRDIFPGFNEKLSYWSTVTNGIPGFFRPNPLAHAGESYPLGADQAGYYSTSPLERTLTELVDFDLVNRCTLRLTVGAAHVRSSQMRYFDSRDGELGVKHIMASGALPPAFPAVRIDDELYWDGGILSNSPTEAVFDDSPRKNSLIFAVHLWNPSGAEPTTMAEVLNRHKDVQYSSRIASQIARQEQAHRLRHVINQLAARLPEAERQSEAVRELASYGCPTRMHVVRLLAPQLNRENHTKDIDFSPSGIMQRWDAGYRHTKAVLERRPWVGEFDPLAGVVLHEQMEILPEAAE